The Branchiostoma lanceolatum isolate klBraLanc5 chromosome 3, klBraLanc5.hap2, whole genome shotgun sequence DNA segment GAAGATTGTTGTATAGTCACTGCAGATTTGAATACGGCTGATGGTAGTTACTGTGTCGTGTAAGTTGTAAGTCTTGAATTAGATTATTTATTACCTCcttgaaaacggaggtattgctCTCGGCCTTttttttgtcttggtgtgtgtcggtacgtagttatttgaatattgaagAGTGAGAAGATTTGAggcggaagatggtgtaaccagaGCCTCTCAGGATGGAAAAGGGGTCTTGGCCGGACCCCGATTTGCATAGGCAGGAAAACGCATAGGCGAATCAACGGCAAATTCACCATAATTATTAGAACAAGAAATCTACTCACGGAGGCAAGATATAGTCAATTTCTTGTTCACTATATGGAACTAAAGAAGTTGGTAGATATCACTATATCTTAGGGATGCTGAATCACTACCCAACATATGTTAAGATATTCATGTTACCATTACAGAGGCTTCGTTATTcatcttaaatgcatttttcacaTACTAACAAGTCTTCTTTTCCGTCTTAGGTCTGGTCCAGCTGGTTTGTGTCGTGATGTCTAATATAACTCTGACCCACATTGCCATCAACCGGTGCGTCATCATCACCAAGAACATCAACACGTACGACACCATCTTCAACTGGAAGACTACAACACTCTTTCTGGTGGCTTCCGCGATTGCCAGCTTCATCTTGGTGTTGTCTTTCTACGCTGGAGGGGTGGAAGTAGGGTACAACCCCATCACCAGGCGTTGCATTATCATACAGGTAAGCATATCACAGGTTCTCATATTGGTGTGTCACGACTGCCCTCATGTAACTGGTCAATTGGTTAAGAAGTGATTGGTATGTTTCTAATAGCAGCAATGCCAGCTGTCTTGTTTTCTGAATAAatatactctttttacacaaccaagtgatttattcaaccaacgtttcggtgaccatctgtcaccttcctcagggcaagttaataaatcacttggttgtataAGAgacagtctttttattcagtgacttaccaacctgatgaaactattcacatatGCTTTTTTTCATCTTGTTTTCCATCAATCTTTTCTTCAGTGATCTGAAAATACTACAAGTAATTTTCAATCTCTGTATTGTGGTCACCAAGTCGTATTTGATGTGTGCTCTACTGGAAATATAAACAGTATCAATGTACGAAAAGTCCATTGAATATTTAAGCCCTCCCTTGCCTTTTCAATTCAAGATCATCGTTGAGCCGGAAATTTGATTTAAGTGTCAAGCCGATTAGCCTGAACATATCTATTGTGCTGATCCTACTTAGGACCTGGATTCAGCGGTGTACATCGCCTTTGCCCGGACATGGAGCGCGCTCAGCGTCACCATGGTCATCATCAGCGTGTTGGCTTACATCAAGATCATTGTGCGCGTGCGCCGAAGTGGGGAGCAGGTGCAGGGATACGTGAGAAACGTTCATTTTCTCAGACACTTGGAACATAAGACCAACGATATAGCATGTTTCATAATTGTGTTTCGTGATTGATACTTGCTTATGATTAGATATGAGCCACTATTACCTGATACATGAACACCATATCAAGTAGACATGCATTAGACTTTTTAGAATCTATTTGATTTGAACTCTATCTGGTTATCGCGTCTGGAATCATAATTTTAGTTTACGTGACATTCCCGACCGGGTCCCGAAGCCAAAGATTTGTCCCGATGGACTGCCGGGTAAGGAGATACCTCCAGGTGTTTGCACGATTTGCTCATGGCGTCTATTTATTACCAgccccgcgttgattttaagtctgggctgaaatgattcggggtcccggccgggccccaaaatagtccgatagccgcagggtgtcccacggggccacgcccgaaagtgcaaaaaaaagccACTACctggcggggccccttttccaattgaGACCTAAGCATTACTGCTTTTTATTTAGGCGTCGAATGTCCGTAAGCGCACCGAACTCCGCCTGACTCGGAATTGTGGACTGCTGTTCCTGGTCTTCTTCGTCTTCTGGCTCTGGTCGTCCATCACGTTTGGCATCATCGTTCCTGAGGTAAGATATAAGCAAAACAACTTCCAAACGTCCTGATTAAGCATATTATACCATCGCACTTTTGAGTTTTATGAAATAGCACATCCAAATTCAGGCTTCGTGTAGACGCCTTCTTCATAGAAATTGTCTTGTGTCTTGTGTAGAATTATGGTACAAATACGTCGTGTAGGTGTTGTCACAGTGACAGTAGTGCCGTTGTCTTGTATGAGAAGTCTTTCTTCATACAAGTAGTTGtaatgtattctccaagcagaggtttcgatcggagGGCCGCAATTTTCAACGCCCTCCCTCCACCTCTGCCGCAGAAACCATCAGTGTGGGTCTATCCTTTCAGCATCGGAGTCgctgaaatagaataaaaaaacattgcgGTCACTATAGCCCCCCGATCggaacctctacttggagagtacgttgatgaaggttagacatccaggtagtaagataccccaaaaatagttactcaagcaactggattaaatttcgaaacagtcagacgtttcagacagcatccgctatcttgtagtgtcactgacgaaagatagcggatgctgtctgaaacgtctgactgtttcgaaatttaatccagttgcttgagtaactatttttggcgtactagGAGAGTAATTGTACCTCACGTGCCTTGACAAGTTTGCGTTGTTGTACCACTGTAGAGCAAGGTCCTCCCCGTCCACCTGATACGACTGGCCTCCGACCTGGTCTCGGCCGACACCATCGTCAACCCGCTGGTGTACGGCATCATTAACATCAACTACCGAACAGCCATCTCCAACCTGTGCCGCTGCCGCAGCAACGCCGTGCACGTGGGGAACTCCTCAAACGCGACGATACCCGGGAAGATAAAGGTACTTCGTTTGAATATTCATGCTCACTTTGTGTTAACACACCCTCCTCTAGCAGTGCTGAACCCTGCTCGGCAAATGCGCGGCAAACCCTCTTGCCGAGCGGGATTCAGCACTGCTGGAGGAAGGTGTGTTACCATATCCATCTCGCAAACTGTGATcatttttggcgaagcttcaggagcgagcctaATAGTGTGATGACACGACTGAGGTTAAAATTCTTGCCTGGAATTAGGTCCAATGCGTCCCCGCCTGACGGGATCACTGGCCAGACCAGATTTATGACTCATAATTTCCAGATTGCCTAACCAACTGACtgttttgtaattttgcaaACGGTCCATTGCATATTCCTTATCTGGCAGCCACCAAAGAGTCAACATTAGGCAAATGTAAAACGCACAGAGTACAATGTAATGTAAAGAGCTCAAAGTCATAATACTGGCCTTCTCTTCGTGAAACTTGATCATCAAACTCATTGTGCGCTAACCATATGTTCCCAAATCTACGATAGGAATTTAATGATTATAATCGGCATCAAAGGCATTTTAACCAGATTAGAATCACGAATGTGTCAAATGAAGTCTGCATCCTGTCCAACAGGTCACGGTGTCTTCAGCTGCACAGTCTGCTGGTGGTCCAATGAG contains these protein-coding regions:
- the LOC136429294 gene encoding melatonin-related receptor-like, with product MISTSSTLLSTTSVTTEMRRARNDTVSAGNITDFTVADGFETAFAVSVGTVGPVASILVILATVKTRNLRTPSNAIVATQCTTDLLAAICIGPAQTVGIITGGWPLDPAACTAIGLVQLVCVVMSNITLTHIAINRCVIITKNINTYDTIFNWKTTTLFLVASAIASFILVLSFYAGGVEVGYNPITRRCIIIQDLDSAVYIAFARTWSALSVTMVIISVLAYIKIIVRVRRSGEQVQGYASNVRKRTELRLTRNCGLLFLVFFVFWLWSSITFGIIVPESKVLPVHLIRLASDLVSADTIVNPLVYGIININYRTAISNLCRCRSNAVHVGNSSNATIPGKIKVTVSSAAQSAGGPMSGTVSPGLFHQPASPMSGAVPQGQLNNRLWVVPQVQDTSC